One Brachyspira sp. SAP_772 genomic window, AACTAATAAAGCTACTTTTCACAGGGCAATAGATGTAAGTTCTAATTTAAACGAGGCATGTGAGGATATTATATCGCTTGGTTTTGAGAGAATACTCACTTCAGGAGGTGAGGCTAATGTTATGAGCGGTATAATAAAATTAAAAGAATTGGTTGAAAAATATAATGATAAAATAATAATAATGCCAGGAAGCGGAATAAACGAAAGAAATATTGAATATATAAATGACACTGTTAA contains:
- a CDS encoding copper homeostasis protein CutC, which encodes TNKATFHRAIDVSSNLNEACEDIISLGFERILTSGGEANVMSGIIKLKELVEKYNDKIIIMPGSGINERNIEYINDTVKANEYHMTANKTVESVMQYRNENVFMGASLRPPEFSVKYTDENKVKNIKSKI